Proteins encoded within one genomic window of Paenarthrobacter sp. JL.01a:
- a CDS encoding EamA family transporter: MNRSAAAGGTATLVASALSNQLGAATASLAFPVMGPVGVVAVRQLVAAAVLLPTVRPKLRELSWQQWWPVLLLALSFGTMNLGLYASIQRIGLGLAVTLEFLGPLAVALISSRQKAGAVCAIAAAAGVVLITRPEASTDFVGIGFGMMAACSWAAYILLNRVVGRRIQGIQGTAAASGVSATLFLPVAVVVFLSRPVDGLAVLCAVVAGVLASVLPYVADLIALRRVPASLFGILMSINPVFAAVIGALVLGQELELVQWAGIALIVAANAGVLLLGRR; this comes from the coding sequence ATGAACAGAAGTGCAGCGGCGGGCGGAACCGCCACCCTGGTAGCCAGTGCGCTCTCCAACCAGCTCGGAGCGGCGACGGCGTCCCTGGCCTTCCCCGTGATGGGTCCCGTGGGCGTTGTGGCGGTACGCCAGCTCGTGGCCGCGGCCGTCCTGCTTCCCACCGTGCGTCCCAAGCTGCGGGAGCTAAGCTGGCAGCAGTGGTGGCCGGTTCTCCTGTTGGCACTCTCCTTCGGAACCATGAACCTTGGACTGTACGCCTCGATCCAGCGGATCGGACTGGGCCTCGCCGTGACCCTGGAATTCCTGGGCCCGTTGGCCGTGGCTTTGATCAGCTCGAGGCAAAAAGCGGGTGCCGTCTGTGCCATCGCCGCCGCTGCCGGCGTAGTGCTCATTACGCGCCCCGAAGCCTCCACCGACTTCGTGGGCATTGGCTTCGGCATGATGGCAGCATGCAGTTGGGCCGCTTACATCCTCCTCAACCGGGTGGTGGGCCGTCGGATCCAGGGCATTCAGGGCACGGCTGCCGCTTCGGGAGTGTCGGCGACGCTCTTCCTGCCTGTCGCCGTCGTCGTTTTCCTGAGCCGGCCAGTGGATGGCTTGGCGGTCCTGTGCGCCGTCGTCGCGGGAGTCCTGGCATCGGTTCTGCCCTACGTTGCGGACCTGATCGCCCTGCGGCGGGTTCCGGCCAGCCTGTTCGGCATCCTGATGAGCATCAATCCCGTGTTCGCGGCGGTCATTGGCGCCCTGGTGCTGGGGCAGGAGTTGGAGCTGGTGCAGTGGGCGGGAATTGCTTTGATCGTGGCCGCCAACGCCGGGGTGTTGCTGTTGGGTCGGCGGTAG
- a CDS encoding LacI family DNA-binding transcriptional regulator → MDAKEESSTVTDVPKAQPTKPTIRDVASAAGVSKSLVSLVLQGSPNVSESRRRAVLEAMEQLGYRPNRLAQRLSGPRSGTIGVMLNDIRNPWFVELLEGLTASLHAAGVSPVLADSYTDNRVGRSSVETLLEQRIDGLVVVGTTTESAAIEKAAQSIPVVLAGTREPVLRGVDIVVNDDDAGARQATEHLLALGHRRIAHLQGPAEVGRIRRESFERTMRDAGLEPIVVSGGVSEESAYAAASRLLSGKDRPTAIFAYNDIACIGALSAADDTGLSVPEDLSLVGYDNTYLAKIRHLSLTSVDNGNLAVGVEAGKFILERLAAPDLPGRVHQVPTQLQVRGSSGDAPS, encoded by the coding sequence ATGGACGCCAAAGAGGAAAGCAGCACAGTGACCGACGTGCCGAAAGCGCAGCCCACCAAGCCCACCATCCGCGACGTCGCGAGCGCTGCGGGGGTCTCCAAATCCCTGGTCTCACTGGTCCTTCAGGGCTCGCCGAACGTGAGTGAGAGCCGCCGTCGGGCCGTCCTGGAAGCCATGGAGCAATTGGGCTACCGACCCAACAGGCTGGCCCAGCGCCTGTCCGGCCCGAGAAGCGGAACCATCGGGGTGATGCTCAACGACATCCGCAACCCCTGGTTCGTGGAGTTGCTGGAGGGGCTCACGGCATCACTGCATGCAGCGGGGGTTTCACCGGTCCTGGCAGACTCCTACACCGACAACCGGGTAGGCCGCAGTTCCGTGGAGACCCTGCTGGAGCAGCGGATTGACGGACTCGTGGTGGTCGGAACTACCACGGAGTCTGCCGCGATTGAGAAGGCCGCCCAGAGCATCCCGGTGGTCCTGGCCGGAACCCGGGAACCGGTGCTGCGCGGCGTCGATATTGTCGTCAATGATGACGACGCCGGTGCGCGCCAGGCCACCGAACACCTCCTTGCACTCGGGCACCGGAGGATCGCACACCTGCAAGGCCCTGCCGAGGTAGGCAGAATCCGGCGGGAATCGTTCGAACGGACCATGCGCGACGCCGGACTCGAGCCGATTGTGGTGTCCGGCGGCGTGAGCGAGGAAAGCGCCTACGCCGCCGCCAGCCGGCTCTTGTCCGGAAAAGACAGGCCAACCGCGATCTTTGCCTACAACGACATCGCCTGCATCGGCGCACTGTCCGCGGCCGACGACACTGGCCTGTCCGTGCCCGAAGACCTCTCACTCGTGGGCTACGACAACACCTACCTGGCCAAGATCCGGCACCTCTCCCTGACCTCCGTGGACAACGGCAACCTGGCTGTGGGCGTCGAGGCCGGAAAGTTCATCCTGGAGCGCCTTGCCGCACCGGACTTGCCCGGAAGGGTTCACCAAGTGCCCACGCAACTGCAGGTTCGGGGATCCTCGGGTGACGCGCCCTCGTAG
- a CDS encoding Gfo/Idh/MocA family protein — protein sequence MSEPNSRQLVAGMVGGGPGADIGKTHRYAMRLDGHYDLRAGIFGRDESNSRATAVELGVEPDRNYGDLHTMAEAEATREDGVDVVVVATPNDSHYEIARTFLQRGISVVCEKPLTRDSATATELVRVAEENNAVLAVPHCYSAYAMVRQAARMVRDGELGAIRFVDVEHASGWAATPLENEGHKQASWRTNPDIAGFPSVVGDLGTHAFHLLRYITGLEAERLSGRLQTFVPGRRVFDNATVELELTGSVPARLWASMAATGHNHGLRIRIYGENGSLEWQHEDPHHLKVQDLAGATTTLTHGLSTLHEDASRLTRVGLGHPEGFLEAFANFYSDLAEVLRARRDGTAVPQRELSFPTGVDGLIGVQFVEAVAASHHDDSAWKVPASALKKFDLEKAAL from the coding sequence ATGAGTGAACCTAATTCGCGGCAATTAGTCGCAGGAATGGTTGGTGGCGGTCCGGGCGCCGACATCGGCAAGACCCACCGGTACGCCATGCGGCTGGATGGCCACTACGATCTCCGGGCCGGAATCTTCGGGCGCGATGAGAGCAATTCCCGCGCCACCGCCGTCGAACTCGGCGTTGAGCCGGACCGCAACTACGGCGACCTCCACACGATGGCCGAGGCCGAAGCCACCCGTGAGGACGGCGTGGACGTCGTGGTTGTGGCCACCCCCAACGACAGCCACTACGAGATCGCCAGGACATTCCTGCAAAGGGGAATCTCCGTGGTGTGCGAGAAGCCCCTGACCCGGGACTCCGCAACTGCGACCGAGCTGGTCCGGGTTGCGGAGGAGAACAACGCCGTCCTCGCTGTCCCGCACTGCTATTCGGCCTACGCCATGGTGCGGCAAGCTGCGCGGATGGTCCGCGACGGCGAGCTGGGCGCCATCCGTTTTGTCGACGTCGAACATGCTTCCGGCTGGGCAGCCACACCCCTCGAGAACGAAGGCCACAAGCAGGCCAGCTGGCGCACCAACCCAGACATTGCCGGGTTCCCAAGCGTCGTGGGCGACCTCGGCACCCACGCCTTCCACCTGCTGCGCTACATCACCGGGCTCGAAGCCGAACGCCTGTCCGGTCGTCTGCAGACCTTTGTCCCTGGGCGTCGCGTTTTCGATAACGCCACCGTGGAACTCGAACTGACCGGCTCAGTTCCAGCGCGGCTGTGGGCCAGCATGGCGGCTACCGGTCATAACCACGGGCTCCGCATCCGGATCTACGGCGAGAACGGCAGCCTCGAATGGCAGCATGAGGACCCGCACCACCTCAAGGTCCAGGACCTCGCCGGCGCCACCACCACCCTCACGCACGGGCTCAGCACCCTGCACGAGGACGCGTCCCGGCTTACGCGCGTCGGCCTCGGCCACCCGGAGGGCTTCCTTGAGGCCTTCGCCAACTTCTACTCGGACCTGGCTGAGGTGCTGCGCGCCCGCCGCGACGGGACCGCCGTGCCTCAGCGCGAGCTGTCCTTCCCCACAGGAGTTGACGGCTTGATCGGCGTCCAGTTCGTCGAAGCCGTCGCGGCATCGCATCACGATGACTCCGCGTGGAAAGTCCCCGCCTCTGCCCTGAAGAAATTTGACCTGGAGAAAGCAGCACTCTGA
- a CDS encoding Gfo/Idh/MocA family oxidoreductase, with translation MPRFALLGAGFIGSVHAANLAAHPGIDFRLVYDVDQQRAESLAAAHGASAAASLEEVFDPRAIDAVFIASSTDTHAEHLRRAAAVGIAALCEKPIDLDLDRARETAAFAHESGVPVMVDFNRRFDRDYAELKRVVDSGEIGTVELIQLTSRGPSMPPLSYIAVSGGQMRDQTVHFFDLARWLSGLDPVEVFATGSALAEPGIAAYDDVDTSAVTLRLPGGALVQIDSVRHTGYGYDERIEIMGSKGMVEARRHRNGAVSRYSGTSVVDDGLHPGWFERVQPTYAAALAAFVSSLDGGAAPTPSLEDGLKAQAIAEAAVLSLRSGRLEPIKY, from the coding sequence ATGCCCCGTTTCGCCCTCCTCGGAGCCGGTTTCATCGGTTCCGTCCATGCCGCAAACCTCGCCGCGCACCCCGGGATCGACTTCCGGTTGGTGTACGACGTCGACCAACAGCGGGCCGAGTCCCTCGCCGCTGCGCACGGCGCCTCGGCTGCCGCCTCGCTGGAGGAGGTCTTCGACCCCCGGGCGATCGACGCCGTCTTCATCGCCTCCTCCACCGATACGCATGCCGAGCACCTCCGCCGGGCCGCCGCCGTCGGAATTGCAGCCCTGTGCGAGAAGCCGATCGACTTGGACCTGGACCGGGCACGTGAGACCGCCGCCTTTGCGCACGAGAGCGGCGTGCCCGTCATGGTTGACTTCAACCGCCGCTTCGACCGCGACTACGCCGAGCTCAAGCGCGTGGTGGACTCGGGGGAGATCGGCACAGTGGAGCTCATCCAGCTCACTTCGCGCGGCCCGTCCATGCCGCCGTTGTCCTACATCGCCGTATCCGGCGGCCAGATGCGCGACCAGACCGTCCACTTCTTCGACCTCGCGCGCTGGCTTTCAGGCCTGGACCCGGTGGAGGTTTTCGCCACGGGTTCGGCCCTGGCGGAGCCCGGCATTGCAGCGTACGACGACGTCGACACCTCCGCGGTCACATTGCGGCTCCCCGGCGGGGCGTTGGTCCAAATCGACTCCGTGCGCCACACCGGCTACGGCTACGACGAAAGGATCGAGATCATGGGCTCAAAAGGGATGGTGGAAGCCCGCCGGCACCGGAACGGGGCGGTGTCCCGGTATTCGGGCACATCCGTGGTGGACGACGGGCTACACCCGGGCTGGTTCGAGCGTGTGCAGCCGACGTATGCCGCGGCACTCGCAGCGTTCGTGTCTTCCCTGGACGGAGGCGCCGCCCCGACGCCTTCCCTTGAGGACGGGCTGAAAGCCCAGGCCATTGCCGAAGCTGCCGTGCTTTCCCTCCGTTCCGGACGACTGGAACCCATCAAGTACTGA
- a CDS encoding TIM barrel protein codes for MSFRLAVCAEMVYGELPLIDRVRRIHDHGFEVELWDTRGRDIGALAATGARFSSMSGYFGGSVIDPLTAHEVLASAEKLIPTALELGVERMVVHPSELGEGGRAVRPTQRSTGEMWLTGLRTLERLGALGEKHGITFALENLNTILDHPGIPLARAKDTLALVRAVDHPNVKMMLDLYHAQMGEGNLIELVRAAQPFTGEIQVADVPGRFEPGTGEINYPIIAKALREAGYTGVIGMEAAAVGGESVEAGDAALAAFRAAFSPN; via the coding sequence ATGAGCTTCCGCCTGGCCGTCTGCGCAGAGATGGTCTACGGGGAATTGCCGCTGATCGATCGCGTGCGGCGCATTCACGACCACGGGTTCGAGGTAGAGCTGTGGGACACCCGGGGTCGGGACATTGGCGCGCTGGCTGCAACCGGCGCCAGGTTTTCATCAATGAGCGGCTACTTCGGCGGCAGCGTGATCGACCCCTTGACCGCGCATGAAGTCCTGGCTTCCGCGGAAAAGCTGATCCCCACCGCCTTGGAGCTGGGGGTGGAGCGGATGGTGGTCCACCCGTCCGAGCTTGGCGAAGGCGGGCGCGCGGTCCGGCCAACCCAACGCTCCACGGGAGAAATGTGGCTGACCGGACTCCGCACACTGGAGAGGCTCGGCGCTTTAGGCGAAAAGCACGGCATCACGTTCGCGCTCGAGAACCTCAACACGATCCTCGACCATCCCGGCATTCCGCTTGCCCGGGCGAAGGACACACTTGCCCTGGTCCGGGCAGTGGATCATCCGAACGTGAAGATGATGCTGGACCTGTACCACGCACAGATGGGCGAAGGGAACCTGATCGAGCTGGTCCGGGCGGCCCAACCGTTCACGGGCGAGATCCAGGTTGCCGACGTACCCGGACGCTTCGAGCCTGGGACCGGGGAGATCAATTACCCGATCATCGCCAAGGCACTCCGTGAGGCTGGATATACGGGCGTGATCGGCATGGAAGCCGCAGCCGTGGGCGGGGAGAGCGTCGAAGCGGGAGATGCAGCCTTGGCCGCCTTCCGCGCCGCCTTCTCCCCCAACTAG
- a CDS encoding Gfo/Idh/MocA family oxidoreductase gives MTYLQHPVAEDRPVRIGLLGAGWIGKFHAESIARRVPHARLEAIADPVLPAIQELATTLGTTKISTDVADVLADPDVDAVLIASPMRFHAELITAAAHAGKDVFCEKPGGRTIAELNAAIDAAASAGVVLRFGFNRRYSADFAAARKLIDDGAVGTPQLLRSLTRDPGTKAGLSNPERIAPGTIFLETLIHDFDTLNWLNPGAVPVTVHAVADALVAPEAKAGGLLDTAVVTVTYSNGAIAVAEANFNALYGYDVRGEVFGSAGMVTAGTPQATNATSYTAAGITSGTSRLNIHLFHDAYTAELAAFADDVAVRRGYAPEGTTAASSPAAVAAPTVAAPGGVDARNALAVALAAFRSAETGLPVAVSEIAELQAAEPALELQTARALQAARA, from the coding sequence ATGACGTACCTCCAGCATCCGGTGGCCGAAGACCGCCCCGTCCGCATCGGCCTGCTAGGGGCAGGCTGGATCGGCAAATTCCACGCCGAATCCATCGCACGCCGCGTCCCCCATGCCCGCTTGGAAGCCATCGCCGACCCCGTCCTTCCTGCCATTCAGGAGCTCGCCACCACACTTGGCACAACCAAGATCAGTACAGACGTGGCCGATGTTCTGGCGGATCCTGACGTTGACGCCGTGCTCATCGCCTCGCCCATGCGCTTCCATGCGGAACTCATTACTGCCGCTGCCCACGCGGGCAAGGACGTCTTCTGCGAAAAGCCGGGCGGACGGACCATCGCCGAACTGAACGCGGCCATCGACGCGGCGGCGAGCGCCGGCGTCGTACTCCGCTTTGGCTTCAACCGCCGCTACTCCGCCGACTTTGCGGCGGCACGCAAGCTGATCGACGACGGCGCCGTGGGCACACCGCAGCTGCTCCGCTCCCTGACCCGCGATCCCGGCACCAAGGCCGGACTCAGCAACCCGGAGCGCATCGCACCGGGCACCATCTTCCTGGAAACCCTCATCCACGACTTCGACACCCTCAACTGGCTCAACCCCGGCGCCGTCCCGGTCACGGTCCATGCCGTCGCCGATGCCCTGGTGGCACCCGAGGCGAAGGCCGGCGGCCTGCTGGATACCGCCGTCGTGACCGTCACTTACAGCAATGGCGCCATCGCGGTGGCCGAAGCGAACTTCAACGCACTGTACGGCTACGACGTCCGCGGCGAGGTCTTTGGTTCGGCCGGCATGGTCACCGCCGGCACTCCCCAAGCCACGAATGCCACCAGCTACACCGCCGCCGGCATCACCTCAGGGACGTCCCGCCTGAACATCCACCTCTTCCATGACGCCTACACGGCAGAGCTCGCCGCCTTTGCGGACGACGTTGCGGTCCGCCGTGGATACGCGCCGGAAGGCACGACGGCGGCCTCCTCGCCTGCCGCTGTGGCAGCTCCCACCGTGGCAGCGCCGGGTGGAGTGGACGCGCGGAATGCACTGGCCGTTGCTTTGGCTGCGTTCAGATCCGCCGAAACCGGGCTGCCAGTGGCGGTTTCGGAGATCGCAGAGCTGCAGGCGGCAGAACCGGCCCTGGAGCTTCAGACGGCCCGCGCACTTCAGGCGGCCCGGGCATGA